The genomic DNA AATGGATTAAGATCTGTAATTTTTAATGCATACGCTACTAATGAGCTAGCCCCAGAACCTCTTCCTGGTCCGACTGGTATACAATTTTTTTTTGCCCACTGTATAAATTCCATGACAATTAAAAAATAACCCGGGAATCCCATATTGTTTATCATTTGTAATTCATTATTTAATCGGTTATCATAATTTTTTCGTTGTATATATCGATCAGCGGGATTTGGAAATAATTTTTTTAATCGTTCTTCTAATCCATTTTTGGCATGTTTGATTAAAAATGTTGTGATTGGAGTTTTTCCAGTTGGAAATTTTGGTAGAAAAAATTGATTAAATTTCATTGTTAAATTGCATCTTTTTGCAATTTCTACAGTATTTGTTAAAGCTGCTGGGATGTCGAAAAAAAGCTTGCACATATCTTGTTCATTACGCATAAATTGTTGTGGTGTATATGTTTGCGATTTTTTGATATTTTCGTATGTTGTTCCTTTATGTATAGCAACACGAATTTGGTGTGCTTTAAAATCTTTCGCATGAATAAACCTGACATTATTAGTAGCAACTAGTGGTATTTTTTTTTGTATAGCTATTGTAATAATTTTATTTAAATAAATTGTTTCATTTGTTTGTCCAGTTCTTGTGATTTCAAAATAATATCGATCATGAAAGTATTTCATGTAAAATAATATACATTGTTCTATTTGTGAGGTATTGTGATATATTAAATATTGACCAATATCTCCTTTATATCCTCCAGATAATAAAATTAATCCTTCATTATGTTCAGATAGTAAACTATATGTTATAGTTGGTATAATTGTTTGAGTATAGGATCTATTTCGATATGCTTTTGAAATAATATTAATTAAATTTTTATATCCTGTGTTATTAGCTGCTAAGCATGTTACTTCAAAATATTTATTATGAAATTTTATTAAAAAATCGCTGCCGATAATTGGTTTGATTCCAAGATTATGAGCATATGAGTAGAATTTTATTGAACCAAATATATTTGTGAAATCAGTGATAGCTAATGCTGGCATATTCAAATATGCGGCTTGTTCTACTAAAGAATGAATTTTGGCTAATCCATCAATCATGGAATAATCGCTATGAATATGGAGGTGAATAAAATTTGGTTCCTTCATTTTAATGTTATTTTATAAATATACTTTAAATATTGAATACAAAACTAGTTAAATTAGTTGTAATATTTTATTATGTATAATATTTTTGCAATTTTAATTACAAAATATGCGATTTATTTATAATAATGCATAATTTAAATATTAGCACAATATTTATTTTTTTGACTATTACATGATTCATATTATATTTATTATATTATTGATGTATGTTAAATTGATATTTTTAATTTTAATATATTGATAGATGATCGCATCATAATATATATTATTAGTAGTTTTTTGTGAAATTGTTATTATTTTTTTGTTAGTGTTAAGGAAGAACGGATTAATTGTAATACTGCAATTGCTGCTTTTTTGTTGGCATTGCATTTTATTGTTTTATGTAATTTCAAAAAATCATTTTTTAATATTAATTGTGTTTTTGTATTTGTTAGTAATGGTATTAATGCTTGCACCAAATTGTCTGGACAGCAATTATTTTGAATAAATTCTTTAACTAATTCACGTTTTGCTAATATATTTGGCAAAGATATCCATGGTGTTTTTATAAATTTTTTTATTAATAAAAAAGTTATTGGATGTATTCGATAGGCAACTACCATAGGACATTTCACTAGCATACATTCCAAAGTAGCAGTACCTGATGCTAACAATGTTGCGTCTGCGGCAGTCATAGCTAATTGCGATTGATTATTTAAAATATGAATATTTTTTATTTTAGAATGTATGTTGACAAAATATTTGTTAAGTTTTTCATGTGCCATTGGGATAATAATTTCAAGTTCTGGGAAATAATCACGTTGTAATATTTTTACACAATTTATAAAATCATTAATTAATCTTTTTACCTCATGATTGCGGCTACCAGGTAATAATGCTAAACAAAGTGAATGATTAGAGATCCCTAATATTCGTCTAGCAGCATATTTATCTGGCTTTAGTGGAATTGAATCAGCTAATGTATGACCAATAAATTGGCATGGAACATTAAAATGTTCATATATTTTTTTTTCAAATGGTAACAATGTTAAAATATTGTTAGTTGCATTAGCAATTTTAAATATTCTGTATTTACGCCATGCCCAAATTGTTGGACTAACATAATGAATAGTATAAATTCCTTTATCTTTTAGTTTCTTTTCTAATGTGATATTAAAATCAGGAGCGTCAATTCCAATAAAAACATTAGGTTTTAAGAGTAAAAATCGTCGAATTAATTGTTTTCTAATTTTTAAAATTTTAGGCAGTTCTGTTATTATCTCCATGATGCCCATTATTGTTAATTCTTCCATATCATACCAAGTTTCTATCCCTGCTATTTTCATATTGGGACCTGCTACACCAAAAAATTGTACATTTGGTAAATATTGTTGTAAAGACATCATTAGTCCTGCCCCTAAAATATCTCCAGAAATTTCTCCTGCTACTATACCGATATTGATTTGACGATTTGTAACGTTCATGAATTATCGAATAATCCCCCGTTTAGAGCAAGCTAAAAAATTTATTAGTGTATTAATTACAGAATGTTTCTCTGCTAAGTACTTTAGGTCTAATTTTGCTTCTTCTATTGTTTTATTACTTCGATAAAGAATTTTATAAGCATGTCGAATCGCACGCAATTCAGTATGATTAAATCCTCGTTGTTTTAATCCTTTAACATTAATTCCAAATGGTGTTGCATGATTACCATGTGCTATTACAAAAGGTGGAACATCTTGGACAACTCCAGAACATCCTCCCAACATAACATGTGCTCCGATAATACAAAATTGATGTATAGCAGTCATCCCACCTATAATAGTATAATCTCCAACTATTACATGCCCTCCTAAAGTGGCATTGTTCGCCATAATACAATGATCGCCAATTATACAATCATGTGCGATATGAGTGTTGATCATTAATATGTTGTTACTACCTATTTTTGTAATTTTTCCTCCTTGTATTGTTCCTCTATGTATTGTGACACTTTCTCGAATATGATTATTATGTCCTATTTCTATACGAGTGGCTTCTCCTTTATACTTTAAGTCTTGATTAATTTCACCCAGTGAAGAAAATTGATATATTTGATTATCTTCTCCAATATGAGTAATACCGTTAATTACAACATGTGATTTAAGTAATGTTCGTGCACCAATTTCAACTTGTGCTCCAATAAAGCAAAATGGCCCAATATAGACATGAGGATGAATAATAGCACCTTTTTCAACAATAGCACTAGGGTGTATAAAAGCAGATTGGTTAATCACACATTGTACTCTCTTTTCGGCGTGCGCACATCATTGATGCCTCACAGGCTGTGTCTCCATCAACTGTAACTATACCTTTAAAACGTGCTACTCCGCATCGTTCTTTAATAAATTCAACTTCGAGAATCATTTGATCCCCAGGATGTACTGGACGTTTAAATCTAGCTTCATCAATAGCAGCAAAATAATATAGTTCTCCTGGAGATAATTTACCGTTACTTTTAAACGCTAATATACCTGTTGCTTGTGCCATAGCTTCTAATATTAATACGCCAGGGAAGATTGGTTTTCCAGGAAAATGTCCTTGGAAAAATGGTTCGTTAAACGAAACGTTTTTTACTGCTCGTAAAAATTTTCCTTTTTGAAAATCTAACACACGATCAACTAACAAGAATGGAAATCGGTGGGGTAAAAGTTCTAATACTTCTTCAATATGTAGAACATGGTTATCAGTAGTCAAAATATTCTTCCTGCTTTATAAAAATTTTATTAAGTATGGGTTATCTTGTTGATCGTAGGATAAAAGGAGTAAATAGTCCCATAAATAATAAATAGTTTTTTTAAGTATTTACAATCTTTATGGTATTTTTTTTATAAATTTATTTTCTAGTGTTTTTATTCGTTTGTTTATATTGTTAATA from Blochmannia endosymbiont of Polyrhachis (Hedomyrma) turneri includes the following:
- the lpxA gene encoding acyl-ACP--UDP-N-acetylglucosamine O-acyltransferase, with the translated sequence MINQSAFIHPSAIVEKGAIIHPHVYIGPFCFIGAQVEIGARTLLKSHVVINGITHIGEDNQIYQFSSLGEINQDLKYKGEATRIEIGHNNHIRESVTIHRGTIQGGKITKIGSNNILMINTHIAHDCIIGDHCIMANNATLGGHVIVGDYTIIGGMTAIHQFCIIGAHVMLGGCSGVVQDVPPFVIAHGNHATPFGINVKGLKQRGFNHTELRAIRHAYKILYRSNKTIEEAKLDLKYLAEKHSVINTLINFLACSKRGIIR
- the lpxB gene encoding lipid-A-disaccharide synthase, which translates into the protein MNVTNRQINIGIVAGEISGDILGAGLMMSLQQYLPNVQFFGVAGPNMKIAGIETWYDMEELTIMGIMEIITELPKILKIRKQLIRRFLLLKPNVFIGIDAPDFNITLEKKLKDKGIYTIHYVSPTIWAWRKYRIFKIANATNNILTLLPFEKKIYEHFNVPCQFIGHTLADSIPLKPDKYAARRILGISNHSLCLALLPGSRNHEVKRLINDFINCVKILQRDYFPELEIIIPMAHEKLNKYFVNIHSKIKNIHILNNQSQLAMTAADATLLASGTATLECMLVKCPMVVAYRIHPITFLLIKKFIKTPWISLPNILAKRELVKEFIQNNCCPDNLVQALIPLLTNTKTQLILKNDFLKLHKTIKCNANKKAAIAVLQLIRSSLTLTKK
- the fabZ gene encoding 3-hydroxyacyl-ACP dehydratase FabZ, coding for MTTDNHVLHIEEVLELLPHRFPFLLVDRVLDFQKGKFLRAVKNVSFNEPFFQGHFPGKPIFPGVLILEAMAQATGILAFKSNGKLSPGELYYFAAIDEARFKRPVHPGDQMILEVEFIKERCGVARFKGIVTVDGDTACEASMMCARRKESTMCD